Proteins encoded within one genomic window of Ranitomeya variabilis isolate aRanVar5 chromosome 4, aRanVar5.hap1, whole genome shotgun sequence:
- the ATF5 gene encoding cyclic AMP-dependent transcription factor ATF-5, giving the protein MSLLAALNLDLEISMLPVSTLHWRADLLKIPAHGNHYEQLPVHMEDGVNLHGAGGGCLAGEGFTDWMTERVDFSCFLPAAAEPSMPGPPAPDLEVMATLLKKELEQMEDYFLEETLSPGLPMPHDQVAPSTPPSHEVHFLFPTPDQQLSDDRGVEYHAYVAETPAPAPVALDTLDSGCLELLNLYPDGSSDFPQEDQQDFIVINTNTDPPVQSKQLNRPTPYDRPSTSAASCAVSHQPKGDRKQKKRDQNKTAALRYRQRKRAEYDALDEECHGLEVLNRELKEKSDSIEREIQYVKDLLIEVYKARSQRLRNN; this is encoded by the exons ATGTCTCTCCTGGCGGCTTTGAATCTGGACCTGGAGATCTCGATGTTGCCAGTTAGCACTCTGCACTGGCGGGCGGATCTCCTTAAGATCCCTGCTCATGGAAATCACTATGAACAGCTTCCAGTGCACATGGAGGACGGGGTCAATTTGCACGGGGCTGGAGGAGGATGCCTGGCAG GCGAAGGATTCACGGATTGGATGACGGAAAGGGTGGACTTTTCATGTTTCCTGCCAGCAGCGGCCGAGCCATCCATGCCAGGGCCTCCTGCCCCAGACTTGGAGGTCATGGCGACACTCCTGAAAAAGGAGTTGGAGCAGATGGAAGATTATTTCCTGGAGGAGACCCTCTCCCCCGGGCTTCCAATGCCTCATGATCAAGTGGCCCCCAGCACCCCGCCTTCTCATGAAGTCCACTTCCTCTTCCCAACACCTGATCAACAACTCAGTGATGATAGAGGAGTGGAGTACCATGCCTACGTTGCAGAAACACCAGCTCCTGCCCCCGTGGCACTGGACACACTAGATTCTGGATGCCTTGAACTCCTGAATCTATACCCAGATGGTTCAAGTGATTTCCCTCAAGAAGATCAGCAGGATTTTATAGTGATTAACACCAATACTGACCCGCCAGTACAATCCAAACAACTCAACAGGCCTACCCCGTATGACCGCCCCAGCACTTCAGCCGCCAGCTGTGCCGTCTCACACCAGCCCAAAGGTGACCGCAAGCAGAAAAAGAGAGACCAGAACAAGACAGCAGCTCTTCGATACCGCCAACGGAAACGTGCAGAATACGATGCTTTGGATGAAGAATGTCACGGCCTTGAAGTCCTCAACAGAGAGCTGAAAGAAAAGTCAGATTCCATCGAAAGAGAGATCCAATACGTCAAAGATCTTCTCATCGAGGTCTACAAGGCCAGGAGTCAAAGGCTCCGCAACAACTAG